In Limnohabitans sp. INBF002, one genomic interval encodes:
- the clpP gene encoding ATP-dependent Clp endopeptidase proteolytic subunit ClpP, protein MSALDTQALGMVPMVIEQSGRGERSYDIYSRLLKERVIFLVGEVNDQTANLVVAQLLFLESENPDKDISLYINSPGGSVSAGMSVFDTMNFIKPHVSTLCIGMAASMGAFLLAAGEKGKRFALPNSKVMIHQPLGGTRGQATEIEIHAREILKTRDQLNRILAERTGQPLEKIERDTERDYYLSADESKEYGLIDQVISKRG, encoded by the coding sequence ATGAGCGCACTGGATACACAAGCCTTGGGCATGGTCCCCATGGTCATTGAGCAGTCGGGCCGCGGCGAGCGGTCTTACGACATCTATTCACGTTTGCTCAAAGAGCGCGTGATCTTTTTGGTGGGCGAAGTCAACGACCAAACCGCCAACTTGGTGGTGGCGCAATTGTTGTTCCTTGAGAGCGAGAACCCCGATAAGGACATCTCGCTCTACATCAACTCCCCCGGCGGCTCGGTGAGTGCGGGTATGTCGGTGTTCGACACCATGAACTTCATCAAGCCTCATGTGTCCACGCTGTGTATCGGCATGGCCGCCAGCATGGGCGCGTTCTTGTTGGCAGCGGGCGAGAAGGGCAAGCGCTTTGCTTTGCCTAACTCCAAGGTCATGATTCACCAGCCTTTGGGCGGTACTCGTGGCCAAGCCACAGAAATCGAGATTCACGCCCGTGAAATCTTGAAGACGCGCGACCAATTGAACCGCATCTTGGCTGAGCGTACCGGCCAGCCGCTTGAGAAAATCGAGCGCGATACCGAACGCGATTACTATCTGAGTGCCGACGAGTCCAAAGAGTACGGTTTGATTGATCAAGTGATCAGCAAGCGCGGCTAA
- a CDS encoding efflux RND transporter permease subunit yields the protein MDDKFNLSKWALDHPALTRYLMVVLMILGVAAYFQLGQDEDPPFTFRAMVVRTYWPGATAQQVAEQVTDKLERTLQEVPHADKIRSYSKPGESQIIFQLKDAAKPSDVPGVWYAVRKKIGDMRYTLPPGVQGPFFNDDFGDVYGVIYALDAPGFTPAEVKKFADDVRQQLLRVPDVAKVEQFGVQDEKIFIEIPQKRLVQLGLDVGAVLAQLSQENAVENAGSVQAPLDVLQVRIGGQFETEAQLRAMPIRGSSGQQLKLGDIATVTRGYVEPATVKVHHQGKPVIALGVSMAKGGDIIALGKSLEVATARIEKTLPIGVSLVQVQDQPKAVEKSVGEFVRVLIEAVLIVLLVSFVALGLHKGGRYGWYVDMRPGLVVAITIPLVLAMTFLAMNYWGIGLHKISLGSLIIALGLLVDDAIIAVEMMVRKMEEGYDRVRAATFAYEVTAMPMLTGTLITAAGFLPIGMAKSTVGEYTFAIFAVTVIALVLSWWVSVYFVPYLGTLLLQVKPHGEHGGEHELFDGPFYRHFRTAVTWCVEYRWKAIGITLLIFVLGLVGMGRVQQQFFPDSSRPEILVDLWFPEGTAFKANEAVTQAVEQRLLKEQGVQTVSTWIGSGLPRFYLPLDQVFPQSNVSQIVVIPESLERRELLRLALPAMLAQEFPEARARVKLLPNGPPVPYPVQFRVVGPDPKVLRARADEVKAQMRASSSTRGVNDNWNEAVKVVRLEVDQAKARALGVTSQSIAQAMRTLLVGSTVEQFREDNKLIDIVLRQPLNERDAISDLTNAYIPTASGRMIPATQIVKPVFSWEPGVMWREGREYAITVQCDIIEGLQGATVTQQLLPDLKKLEAKWMETDTQSYRIEVAGAVEESSKGSSSISAGMPVMLFITFTLLMLQLHSFSRAMLVFLTGPLGLAGVAGALLALNRPFGFVALLGVIALMGMIQRNSVILIDQIEQDRASGVPAWEAIVESAVRRLRPIVLTAAAAVLAMIPLTRSVFWGPMAVAIMGGLVVATVLTLLALPAMYAAWFKVEKPSKMQG from the coding sequence ATGGACGATAAATTCAACCTCTCCAAATGGGCGCTTGACCATCCTGCGCTGACGCGTTACTTGATGGTCGTGCTGATGATTTTGGGCGTGGCCGCCTATTTCCAACTGGGCCAAGACGAAGACCCACCGTTTACCTTTCGCGCCATGGTGGTGCGCACGTATTGGCCAGGCGCAACCGCGCAACAAGTGGCTGAGCAAGTCACGGACAAGCTTGAGCGCACGTTGCAAGAGGTGCCGCATGCCGACAAGATTCGCAGCTATTCCAAGCCGGGTGAATCGCAAATTATTTTTCAACTGAAAGATGCCGCTAAACCCAGCGATGTGCCTGGTGTTTGGTACGCGGTGCGCAAGAAGATTGGCGACATGCGCTACACCTTGCCGCCAGGCGTTCAAGGGCCGTTTTTCAACGATGATTTTGGTGACGTGTATGGCGTGATCTATGCGCTTGACGCCCCGGGCTTCACACCCGCAGAGGTAAAGAAGTTTGCCGACGATGTGCGTCAGCAACTGCTGCGTGTGCCCGATGTGGCCAAGGTCGAGCAGTTTGGTGTGCAAGACGAAAAAATCTTCATTGAAATTCCACAAAAGCGCTTGGTTCAACTCGGTCTCGATGTGGGCGCGGTTTTGGCGCAACTCAGCCAAGAAAACGCGGTAGAAAACGCGGGCAGCGTGCAAGCGCCGCTGGATGTGCTGCAAGTGCGCATTGGTGGCCAGTTTGAAACCGAAGCTCAGTTGCGTGCCATGCCCATTCGCGGCAGTTCGGGCCAGCAACTCAAGTTAGGTGACATTGCCACTGTTACTCGCGGCTATGTAGAACCAGCCACCGTCAAGGTTCATCACCAAGGCAAGCCTGTCATTGCATTGGGCGTCTCGATGGCCAAAGGCGGCGACATCATTGCGCTGGGTAAATCATTAGAGGTCGCGACGGCACGCATTGAGAAAACATTGCCCATCGGCGTGAGTTTGGTGCAGGTGCAAGACCAACCCAAAGCCGTTGAAAAGTCGGTGGGTGAGTTTGTGCGAGTGCTGATTGAAGCGGTGTTGATTGTGTTGTTGGTCAGCTTCGTGGCCTTGGGTTTGCACAAAGGCGGACGCTACGGCTGGTATGTGGACATGCGCCCAGGCCTGGTGGTGGCGATCACGATTCCGTTGGTGTTGGCCATGACGTTCTTGGCCATGAATTATTGGGGCATTGGCCTGCACAAAATTTCGCTGGGGTCGCTGATCATTGCGTTGGGGTTGTTGGTGGACGACGCCATCATCGCTGTCGAGATGATGGTGCGCAAAATGGAAGAGGGTTACGACCGGGTGCGTGCCGCCACCTTTGCATATGAAGTGACCGCCATGCCCATGTTGACGGGCACGCTCATCACCGCAGCAGGCTTTTTGCCGATTGGCATGGCCAAGTCCACGGTGGGTGAATACACCTTTGCCATCTTTGCGGTGACGGTGATTGCGCTGGTGCTGAGCTGGTGGGTGTCGGTGTACTTTGTGCCGTATTTGGGCACCTTGCTGTTGCAGGTCAAACCCCATGGCGAGCACGGAGGTGAACACGAGCTGTTTGATGGCCCGTTCTACCGCCACTTTCGCACCGCAGTGACTTGGTGCGTGGAATACCGCTGGAAGGCGATTGGCATCACTTTGCTGATTTTCGTGTTGGGCTTGGTGGGCATGGGGCGTGTGCAGCAGCAGTTCTTCCCAGACTCTAGCCGTCCTGAAATTTTGGTGGACTTGTGGTTTCCTGAAGGCACGGCGTTCAAAGCCAACGAGGCTGTCACGCAGGCCGTGGAGCAGCGTTTGCTCAAAGAGCAGGGCGTGCAAACGGTGAGCACATGGATTGGCTCGGGTCTGCCGCGTTTTTACCTGCCGCTGGACCAAGTGTTTCCACAGAGCAATGTGTCGCAAATTGTGGTGATACCCGAGAGCTTGGAGCGCCGCGAGTTGTTGCGTTTGGCTTTGCCTGCCATGCTGGCGCAAGAGTTTCCAGAAGCCCGTGCGCGTGTGAAGCTATTACCCAACGGCCCACCTGTGCCATACCCCGTGCAGTTCCGCGTGGTTGGGCCTGACCCCAAAGTCTTGCGTGCACGCGCCGATGAGGTGAAGGCGCAAATGCGTGCCAGCTCATCTACGCGTGGTGTTAACGACAACTGGAACGAAGCGGTCAAAGTTGTGCGTTTGGAAGTGGACCAAGCCAAAGCGCGCGCCTTGGGTGTGACCAGTCAATCCATTGCACAGGCCATGCGCACCTTGTTGGTGGGCTCGACCGTGGAGCAGTTCCGCGAGGACAACAAGCTCATCGACATCGTGTTGCGTCAGCCCCTCAATGAGCGGGATGCCATCAGTGACTTGACCAATGCCTACATCCCCACCGCGTCAGGCCGCATGATTCCGGCCACGCAGATTGTGAAACCCGTGTTTTCTTGGGAGCCGGGCGTGATGTGGCGTGAAGGCCGCGAATACGCCATCACCGTGCAATGCGACATCATTGAAGGCTTACAAGGCGCCACGGTCACGCAGCAACTGCTGCCAGACCTGAAGAAGCTGGAAGCCAAGTGGATGGAGACCGACACCCAGTCATACCGCATTGAAGTGGCGGGCGCGGTGGAGGAAAGCTCTAAAGGCTCTAGCTCCATCTCGGCAGGTATGCCCGTGATGTTGTTCATCACCTTTACTTTGCTGATGCTTCAGTTGCACAGCTTCAGCCGTGCCATGTTGGTGTTTTTGACCGGCCCGTTGGGTTTGGCTGGCGTGGCCGGTGCTTTGCTGGCGCTGAACCGCCCATTTGGTTTCGTGGCTTTGCTCGGCGTGATTGCCTTGATGGGCATGATCCAGCGCAATTCGGTCATCCTGATTGACCAAATTGAGCAAGACCGTGCCAGCGGCGTGCCCGCCTGGGAAGCGATTGTCGAGTCCGCTGTGCGACGCTTGCGTCCCATCGTGCTCACGGCGGCGGCGGCGGTGTTGGCCATGATCCCGCTCACACGCAGCGTGTTTTGGGGGCCCATGGCCGTCGCGATCATGGGCGGCTTGGTGGTGGCCACCGTCTTGACGCTGCTTGCCTTGCCCGCTATGTACGCGGCGTGGTTTAAGGTCGAAAAGCCGTCTAAAATGCAAGGCTGA
- the hpnD gene encoding presqualene diphosphate synthase HpnD: protein MTPQDYVQQKASASGSSFYYAFLFLPPPRRAAITAFYAFCREVDDVVDEVTDPGVAASKLAWWHNEVRQAFAGKPNHPVTQALMPWVAEFGIEEASLQSVIDGCEMDLTQTRYLDYPNLTRYCHLVAGVVGEVSAKIFGQTEATTTAYAHKLGQAFQLTNILRDVGEDALRGRIYLPVSELQQFDVKAHEILNRVDSDRFQQLMQFQAARAHALYDEALALLPANDWKHQKPGLMMASIYRTLLREIEAQKFPVLKQRVALTPLRKLWLAWKMQALGRF, encoded by the coding sequence ATGACACCTCAAGACTACGTTCAGCAAAAAGCTTCTGCTTCGGGCAGCAGCTTTTATTACGCCTTTCTTTTTCTACCCCCGCCACGCCGCGCCGCCATCACGGCGTTTTATGCCTTCTGCCGTGAGGTAGACGATGTTGTTGATGAGGTGACCGACCCAGGCGTCGCCGCCAGCAAACTGGCGTGGTGGCACAACGAAGTGCGCCAAGCCTTTGCAGGCAAACCCAACCACCCCGTGACCCAAGCGCTGATGCCTTGGGTGGCGGAGTTCGGCATTGAAGAAGCCTCGTTGCAATCCGTGATTGATGGCTGCGAAATGGACCTGACGCAAACCCGCTACCTCGACTACCCCAACCTCACGCGGTACTGCCACTTGGTGGCAGGGGTCGTGGGCGAAGTCTCAGCCAAGATTTTTGGCCAAACAGAGGCGACCACCACCGCCTACGCCCACAAGCTGGGCCAAGCGTTTCAACTCACCAACATCCTGCGTGACGTGGGTGAAGACGCTCTGCGTGGCCGCATTTACCTGCCCGTCAGCGAGCTGCAACAGTTCGACGTGAAAGCCCATGAAATTTTGAACCGTGTGGACTCGGACCGCTTTCAGCAACTGATGCAATTCCAAGCTGCACGCGCACACGCCCTGTACGACGAAGCCTTGGCCCTGCTGCCCGCGAATGATTGGAAGCATCAAAAACCAGGTTTGATGATGGCCAGCATCTACCGCACCTTGCTGCGTGAGATCGAAGCCCAGAAGTTTCCCGTGCTCAAACAACGCGTGGCCCTCACCCCGCTGCGCAAACTCTGGCTCGCTTGGAAAATGCAAGCGCTGGGCCGCTTCTAA
- a CDS encoding squalene/phytoene synthase family protein codes for MSSIEHYENFPVASWLCPAHLRPAVQALYHFARTADDLADEGHDPAHHRLEALGEYRADLTNSLSSATTPSQRWPQVFDPLQRAVQQYQLPAQPLFDLLDAFEQDVVYTSVGQGYRDRSELLDYCRRSANPVGRLMLHLYGVSDNTSLAQSDAICTALQLINFWQDRAEDLRRGRDYLPLGHTLAEERRFARALMQEGKPLVHRVKGRAGWELRAVVQGGLRILDKLDARVETADPTQLQRPTLQKTDALRILWRCIRM; via the coding sequence ATGTCAAGCATTGAGCACTACGAAAACTTCCCCGTCGCCTCTTGGCTGTGCCCTGCACATTTGCGCCCCGCTGTTCAAGCGCTGTACCACTTTGCACGCACAGCCGATGATTTGGCCGACGAAGGCCACGACCCCGCACACCACCGCCTTGAAGCGCTCGGAGAATACCGCGCAGACTTAACCAACAGCCTCAGCAGCGCCACCACGCCTAGCCAGCGCTGGCCTCAGGTCTTTGACCCACTGCAACGCGCCGTGCAGCAATACCAGTTGCCAGCACAACCCTTGTTCGACCTGCTCGACGCCTTTGAGCAAGACGTGGTCTACACCAGCGTCGGTCAAGGCTACCGAGACCGCAGCGAACTGCTGGACTATTGCCGCCGCTCAGCCAACCCCGTGGGGCGCTTGATGTTGCACTTGTACGGCGTGAGCGACAACACCTCGCTGGCACAAAGCGACGCCATCTGCACAGCACTGCAACTCATCAACTTTTGGCAAGACCGTGCTGAAGATTTGCGCCGTGGCCGAGACTATTTGCCCCTGGGTCACACACTGGCAGAAGAACGTCGCTTTGCCCGCGCGTTGATGCAGGAGGGCAAGCCGCTGGTCCACCGCGTCAAAGGACGTGCGGGCTGGGAGCTGCGTGCCGTGGTGCAAGGTGGCTTACGGATCTTGGACAAGCTGGATGCGCGCGTTGAAACCGCAGACCCCACACAACTTCAGCGCCCAACGCTGCAAAAAACAGACGCCCTTCGCATCCTCTGGCGTTGCATCCGCATGTGA
- the hpnE gene encoding hydroxysqualene dehydroxylase HpnE, with the protein MKQLTIVGAGWAGLAAAVAATQAGWQVTLFEAAPLAGGRARSLQQNFADKPLDNGQHVLIGAYRDTLALMRTVGLNPEALLQRLPLDLRFPDGQGLSLPDWPLPFNLLAGVARANGWSLKDKASLIQASWHWQRTGFTCDDTWTVVQLCEDARLSPRVMLQLIEPLCLSALNTPLHQASATVFLRVLQDALLGGSGSSDLLVPRIDLGALLPDACLQWLSTQGADIRLGQRITAGALEALTHANSPTQATLLACPPWEAARLSADLAPKWAYPCAELQHTVIATVYLRCTDAGFAGLPRPMMALYSDAQAPAQFVFDRGALTAQPGLLAAVVSACSAERDEVTEQVYDQVCEQLELTNLEVVQTVVEKRATLACTPLLNRPEPFIAPGLWACGDYICGPYPSTLEGAVRSGQQVVTQLSQMADRQRLG; encoded by the coding sequence ATGAAGCAACTGACCATCGTGGGTGCAGGCTGGGCCGGTTTGGCTGCTGCCGTGGCCGCCACCCAAGCGGGCTGGCAGGTCACGCTGTTTGAGGCCGCACCGCTCGCGGGCGGTCGCGCTCGCAGCTTGCAACAAAACTTTGCGGACAAGCCCCTGGACAACGGCCAACATGTGTTGATTGGCGCGTACCGCGACACCCTCGCCTTGATGCGAACCGTGGGCTTAAATCCCGAGGCCCTGCTACAGCGCCTGCCACTTGATCTGCGCTTCCCTGATGGACAAGGCCTGAGCTTGCCCGATTGGCCCCTGCCATTCAACCTGCTCGCAGGCGTGGCCCGCGCAAATGGCTGGTCTTTGAAAGACAAAGCCAGCCTGATACAAGCCTCATGGCACTGGCAACGCACGGGCTTCACATGTGACGACACATGGACCGTGGTGCAGCTTTGCGAAGATGCGCGCTTGAGCCCTCGCGTGATGCTGCAGTTGATCGAACCCTTGTGTCTATCCGCGCTCAACACGCCCTTGCATCAAGCCAGTGCCACCGTGTTTTTGCGCGTGCTGCAAGATGCGTTGCTGGGTGGATCAGGCAGTTCTGACCTGCTTGTGCCTCGCATCGATTTAGGGGCCTTGCTGCCAGATGCTTGTTTGCAGTGGCTCAGCACACAAGGCGCCGACATTCGTTTAGGACAGCGCATCACAGCTGGCGCACTGGAGGCCTTGACTCACGCAAACTCCCCCACACAAGCCACCCTCTTGGCCTGCCCGCCGTGGGAAGCAGCCCGCCTGAGCGCCGACCTAGCACCCAAGTGGGCTTACCCATGCGCGGAGTTGCAGCACACCGTCATTGCCACCGTGTATTTGCGTTGCACAGATGCTGGTTTTGCGGGGCTACCCCGACCCATGATGGCGCTGTACAGCGATGCACAAGCCCCTGCACAGTTTGTGTTCGACCGTGGCGCATTGACCGCACAACCTGGCTTATTGGCCGCCGTCGTCAGTGCCTGTTCGGCAGAGCGCGATGAAGTGACCGAACAGGTGTACGACCAAGTGTGCGAGCAACTTGAACTGACGAATCTGGAAGTGGTGCAAACCGTGGTCGAAAAACGTGCGACGCTGGCATGCACGCCGCTGCTGAATCGGCCCGAACCCTTCATCGCACCAGGACTTTGGGCCTGCGGTGACTACATTTGCGGCCCCTACCCCTCCACACTCGAAGGTGCGGTGCGATCAGGCCAACAAGTGGTCACACAGCTCAGCCAAATGGCTGACCGTCAGCGGCTGGGCTAA
- the tig gene encoding trigger factor codes for MAVTVETLEKLERKITLSLPVDIITKEVDVRLKRVARQVKIDGFRPGKVPMNIVAQRYGYSTQFEVMNDKVGEAFQLATNEAKLRVAGQPRITEKEGAPEGEMQFEAIFEVYPEVKFADMAGVDVETVSAEVTDAAIDKTIDILRKQRRTFAQRGLDGAAQDSDRVTIDFEGKIDGEPFQGGKAEDFQFLLGEGQMLKEFEDAVRGMKSGESKTFPLSFPADYHGKDVAGKQSDFLVTLKKVEAAHLPEVTDELAKSLGVAEATVAGLRADIKKNLEREVKFRLLGRNKQAALDAVATKAELDLPNASVQAELDRMVEGARADLKARGIKDADKAPIPDDVFRPQAEKRVRMGLVVADLVRANNLQATAEQIKAHIEELASSYEKPADVVRWYYSDMSRLGEVEAIVIENNVTDFILSKAKVTAKAISFDELMGQA; via the coding sequence ATGGCCGTGACTGTTGAAACTTTGGAAAAATTGGAACGCAAGATCACCTTGTCGTTGCCTGTGGACATCATCACCAAGGAAGTGGACGTGCGTTTGAAGCGCGTGGCACGCCAAGTCAAGATTGACGGTTTCCGTCCAGGCAAAGTGCCGATGAACATCGTGGCTCAGCGCTACGGCTACTCCACCCAGTTCGAAGTGATGAACGACAAAGTGGGCGAAGCATTCCAATTGGCGACCAACGAAGCCAAATTGCGCGTTGCTGGCCAACCCCGCATCACTGAAAAAGAAGGCGCGCCTGAAGGTGAAATGCAATTCGAAGCCATCTTCGAGGTGTACCCAGAAGTGAAATTTGCTGACATGGCCGGTGTTGACGTTGAAACCGTGTCTGCCGAAGTGACAGACGCTGCCATCGACAAAACCATCGACATCTTGCGCAAGCAACGCCGCACCTTCGCCCAACGTGGCTTGGACGGTGCCGCTCAAGACAGCGACCGCGTGACCATTGACTTCGAAGGCAAGATTGACGGCGAGCCATTCCAAGGCGGCAAAGCCGAAGACTTCCAGTTCTTGCTCGGCGAAGGCCAGATGCTCAAAGAATTTGAAGATGCGGTGCGCGGCATGAAGTCGGGCGAAAGCAAGACTTTCCCCCTGAGCTTCCCCGCTGACTACCACGGCAAAGACGTGGCCGGCAAACAATCCGATTTCTTGGTGACTTTGAAGAAAGTCGAAGCCGCTCACTTGCCAGAAGTGACCGACGAATTGGCCAAGTCTTTGGGCGTGGCCGAAGCCACCGTGGCAGGCTTGCGCGCTGACATCAAGAAAAACTTGGAGCGCGAAGTCAAGTTCCGTTTGTTGGGTCGCAACAAGCAAGCCGCGTTGGACGCAGTGGCCACCAAAGCTGAACTCGACCTGCCAAACGCCAGCGTGCAAGCTGAACTCGACCGCATGGTCGAAGGCGCTCGCGCTGACCTCAAGGCCCGTGGCATCAAAGACGCGGACAAAGCCCCAATCCCTGACGATGTGTTCCGCCCACAAGCTGAAAAGCGCGTGCGCATGGGCTTGGTGGTGGCTGATTTGGTTCGCGCCAACAACCTGCAAGCCACCGCTGAGCAAATCAAAGCGCACATCGAAGAACTGGCCTCTAGCTACGAGAAGCCAGCCGATGTGGTGCGTTGGTACTACAGCGACATGAGCCGTTTGGGCGAAGTTGAAGCCATCGTCATTGAAAACAACGTGACTGACTTCATCTTGTCTAAAGCTAAGGTCACCGCCAAAGCGATTTCATTCGACGAATTGATGGGTCAAGCCTGA
- the hemH gene encoding ferrochelatase: protein MIKPAFNPEPPFAHGQTPRTAVLLCNLGTPDAPTAPAVRRYLAEFLGDHRVVEIPRLVWMAILHGIILRVRPAKSAAKYATIWTAEGSPLKVWTDKQAQALQNVFSANGEAVSVRYAMRYGNPSIASQLDALKAEGFTRILVVPAYPQYSGTTTASVFDAVYHWGLRSRVLPEFRFINHYHDHPAYIQALAERVRTHWATHGQPERLVMSFHGVPERTLHLGDPYHCECYKTARLLGEALGLSKAQYMVTFQSRFGKAKWLEPYTEPTLIALAQQGVKRVDLICPGFTSDCLETLEEISQEAQEAYLHAGGEVFHYIPCLNDSATWVQGLYELSKTHMGGWPMQAPNAEPLATSRREALALGAKN, encoded by the coding sequence ATGATCAAACCTGCCTTCAATCCCGAACCGCCTTTTGCCCACGGTCAAACACCACGCACCGCCGTGCTGTTATGCAACTTGGGCACACCCGATGCGCCCACCGCCCCCGCCGTGCGCCGTTACCTTGCCGAGTTTTTGGGAGATCACCGCGTGGTTGAAATTCCCCGTTTGGTGTGGATGGCCATCCTGCACGGCATCATCTTGCGCGTGCGTCCAGCCAAATCGGCAGCCAAATACGCCACGATTTGGACCGCAGAAGGCTCGCCTTTGAAGGTGTGGACAGACAAACAAGCGCAAGCACTGCAAAACGTGTTCAGCGCCAACGGTGAAGCGGTCAGCGTGCGTTACGCCATGCGCTATGGCAACCCGTCGATTGCCAGTCAACTCGACGCGCTCAAGGCCGAAGGTTTCACCCGCATCTTGGTTGTGCCAGCCTATCCACAGTACTCAGGCACCACCACAGCCAGCGTGTTTGATGCGGTCTACCACTGGGGCTTGCGCAGCCGCGTGTTGCCAGAGTTCCGCTTTATCAACCACTACCACGACCACCCCGCTTACATCCAAGCCTTGGCCGAGCGCGTGCGTACACACTGGGCGACTCACGGGCAACCCGAACGTTTGGTGATGAGCTTTCACGGCGTGCCTGAACGTACCCTGCACTTGGGCGACCCTTACCACTGCGAGTGCTACAAAACAGCACGCCTACTGGGCGAGGCATTGGGTCTGAGCAAAGCGCAATACATGGTGACCTTCCAATCCCGCTTTGGCAAAGCCAAATGGCTGGAGCCCTACACCGAGCCCACCCTGATTGCACTGGCACAACAAGGTGTGAAACGGGTGGACCTGATTTGCCCAGGTTTCACCAGCGATTGCTTAGAAACTTTGGAAGAAATTTCGCAAGAAGCACAAGAAGCGTATCTGCACGCAGGTGGTGAGGTGTTCCATTACATCCCCTGTTTGAACGACAGCGCAACATGGGTGCAAGGCCTGTACGAACTCAGCAAAACACACATGGGTGGATGGCCGATGCAAGCGCCAAACGCTGAGCCATTAGCCACCAGCCGTCGAGAAGCTTTGGCCTTGGGCGCTAAAAACTAA
- a CDS encoding efflux RND transporter periplasmic adaptor subunit, protein MTLAACGKGPEPQEPVRAVKVLTVGESGSTMDLEFSGEVRARVESSLGFRVAGKLLSRPAEIGQRVKAGELLAQLDPQDYRVTADAAAAQLVAAQSNRDVASADFKRYQDLHAQGFISVAELQRREAAYISAQAQWKQAQAQSSVQGNQSGYTRLLADGAGIVTSVDASAGQVVAAGQPVVRLALDGPRDVVFSVAEDKLGLLKTGAKVKVRQWVDGKVLEAVVRDVSASADTVTRSFLVKAALPKEATPVLGSTVTVTLSLGDAVAVKSIKLPTSALRLEAGATSVWLLDPNTMTVKAQTIQVNTAEGNDAVVTSGLQNGDQVVLSGVHVLTAGQKVSIFAALK, encoded by the coding sequence GTGACTTTGGCTGCATGCGGCAAAGGTCCAGAACCTCAAGAGCCTGTGCGGGCGGTGAAAGTGTTGACCGTGGGCGAGTCCGGTTCGACGATGGATTTGGAGTTTTCAGGGGAGGTCCGCGCGCGCGTGGAATCGAGCCTTGGGTTTCGCGTGGCTGGCAAATTGCTCAGCCGTCCAGCTGAAATTGGCCAGCGCGTGAAGGCCGGTGAGTTGCTGGCGCAGCTCGACCCACAAGACTACCGCGTGACAGCCGATGCCGCTGCCGCCCAACTGGTGGCGGCGCAATCCAACCGTGATGTGGCGAGTGCAGATTTCAAACGTTACCAAGATCTGCATGCGCAGGGCTTTATCAGCGTGGCCGAGTTGCAGCGCCGCGAGGCCGCCTACATCTCAGCCCAGGCCCAGTGGAAGCAAGCCCAAGCGCAAAGCTCGGTGCAAGGCAATCAATCGGGCTACACCCGGTTGTTGGCCGATGGCGCAGGCATTGTGACGTCGGTGGACGCAAGTGCAGGTCAAGTGGTGGCCGCAGGCCAGCCGGTGGTGCGCTTGGCGCTGGATGGCCCGCGTGATGTGGTGTTCTCCGTGGCAGAAGACAAACTGGGTTTGTTGAAAACAGGCGCCAAAGTGAAGGTCCGTCAGTGGGTGGACGGCAAGGTTCTCGAAGCCGTGGTGCGCGATGTGTCTGCCAGTGCTGACACGGTGACGCGCAGCTTTCTGGTCAAGGCTGCCTTGCCAAAAGAGGCCACGCCTGTGCTGGGGTCTACCGTGACGGTCACGTTGTCGCTGGGGGATGCTGTGGCCGTGAAGTCGATCAAGTTGCCGACCAGCGCATTGCGTTTGGAAGCGGGCGCCACATCGGTGTGGCTGCTTGATCCCAACACCATGACCGTGAAGGCACAAACCATTCAAGTCAACACCGCCGAAGGCAACGATGCCGTGGTCACGTCGGGCTTGCAAAACGGTGATCAAGTGGTGCTGTCGGGTGTGCATGTGCTGACCGCTGGCCAAAAAGTGTCGATCTTTGCGGCGCTGAAGTGA
- a CDS encoding HAD-IA family hydrolase — MLNLSKIQAITLDLDDTLWPVWPTIARAEVVLQDWLALHAPQTALLCAQPGVKQAIRAEINQRHADKAHDLTFLRREAIRESLLRAGEAPHLADAAFEVFFAERQNVQLYDGVQPALARLAARYPLVGLSNGNADVFRTEAGPYFQAAVSARVFGVAKPDARIFHAAAAQLNLPAEAVLHLGDDATTDVLGALRAGMQTAWVNTQGHDWPHDLAQPLTVSHLAELCDHLLA, encoded by the coding sequence ATGTTGAACCTTTCCAAAATCCAAGCCATAACCCTAGACCTTGACGACACCTTGTGGCCGGTCTGGCCCACCATCGCGCGCGCGGAGGTGGTTTTGCAAGATTGGCTGGCGTTGCACGCCCCGCAAACTGCGCTGTTGTGCGCGCAGCCTGGCGTGAAGCAAGCGATCCGTGCGGAGATCAATCAGCGTCATGCCGACAAAGCGCATGATTTGACTTTTTTGCGTCGTGAAGCCATTCGCGAAAGCTTGCTGCGTGCTGGCGAAGCGCCGCATTTGGCCGATGCTGCCTTTGAGGTGTTTTTTGCGGAGCGCCAAAACGTGCAGCTGTATGACGGTGTGCAACCCGCGCTGGCACGCTTGGCGGCGCGTTACCCCTTGGTGGGGTTGTCAAACGGCAACGCCGATGTGTTTCGCACAGAGGCGGGACCGTACTTTCAGGCGGCTGTCAGCGCGCGAGTCTTTGGAGTGGCCAAACCCGATGCGCGCATTTTTCATGCGGCAGCGGCGCAGCTGAATTTGCCAGCTGAGGCCGTGTTGCACTTAGGTGATGACGCCACAACCGATGTGTTGGGCGCCCTCCGTGCAGGCATGCAAACCGCGTGGGTCAACACTCAAGGCCACGATTGGCCGCATGATTTAGCCCAGCCGCTGACGGTCAGCCATTTGGCTGAGCTGTGTGACCACTTGTTGGCCTGA